In Quercus robur chromosome 11, dhQueRobu3.1, whole genome shotgun sequence, the following proteins share a genomic window:
- the LOC126707287 gene encoding pectinesterase inhibitor 3-like: protein MARHPFCLLKTLALAFQLIVFFSYLASARTPTNAAPQPQDLVRSSCEHASYPNICIRTLSSYTGPAKTPKDLAQAAVKVSLSRAKRVSKYLAQVSEAKDLKIRKRQRGALSDCVEQISESVEELRQTLSELKHLRVETFRWQMSNAETWASAALTYEDTCLDGFQGVDGKKLKSDVKRKIRNVGKVTSNALYMINRLDESRGKA from the coding sequence ATGGCTCGCCACCCATTCTGTCTTCTAAAAACACTAGCACTAGCATTCCAACTCATTGTTTTCTTCTCCTACCTCGCATCTGCACGAACACCCACCAATGCTGCACCCCAACCCCAAGATCTGGTCCGTTCATCTTGTGAACACGCTAGCTACCCCAACATCTGTATCCGCACACTCTCGTCCTACACTGGACCAGCCAAGACTCCCAAAGACTTAGCCCAAGCTGCGGTGAAAGTGAGCCTGTCACGAGCCAAGCGAGTCTCCAAGTACTTGGCCCAAGTGAGCGAAGCCAAAGACTTGAAAATCCGCAAGAGACAGAGAGGTGCGCTGAGTGACTGTGTGGAGCAGATATCGGAGTCGGTGGAGGAGCTGAGGCAGACGCTGAGCGAGCTGAAGCACCTGCGTGTTGAGACTTTCAGGTGGCAGATGAGTAATGCTGAGACTTGGGCGAGTGCGGCTTTGACGTATGAGGACACGTGTCTTGATGGGTTTCAAGGGGTTGATGGGAAGAAGCTCAAGTCTGATGTGAAGAGGAAGATTAGGAATGTGGGTAAGGTTACTAGTAACGCTCTCTACATGATCAATCGCCTTGATGAGAGTCGTGGTAAAGCCTAG